CCGACCCTaccaattaatattttatatatcttgATTAAAACTCACagtaaataaaaacttaacaaGTTACACTAGACATATAACACATTCAAGTTAAACATAACTAGCACatctgaaaaaataaatgattaaatttctctaaaatattCAATAGAATCGGGTTGCTGGATATACAAATGGTCAACTTCTTCTTTCTACTTAGTAGTTATAGTCCTAGTGCTAGTAGTAGCCATTCAATGAGTTTGGCTGCTGGGTTGTTCTTTTGTTGTTGATAGGAATTAGAAAAACGCACAAAGAAAATGATTGCAAGACATTGGTGCacaaaccaatataaaaataaaattataaaattggtGATCATTTTAGAtatggaatttttatttttttattggttatcCAAATGAACATAGAATGGaaattatatatcaataatcagaattcaaattatatattttttaaatggcgTCAGAATTCAATTTatggaaaattaaattttgacttactttttcatcatttaaaaaaaaattgtgaaaattttacttacacatatatatttgaaaaatcacataaaacttGGACGATTTTTTTTCTagtaatatatttgtatatggtacaaatataatttaaaatgacattaaattagtttctattattaatattacgaatagtataaAAGTAATCTAACatttaaatgaatatgaaaCATTGTTAATATAGAGTAGCCCTAAGTTTATACATGGACCATTTAAGTCGGTTGCAAATATGATGTGATTTTAAAGTTTACATAATGGATTGACAGGGCGACAAACAAATATCTTTCCATTATACTATTggtcaacaaaaaaattaataacacacGAGATCCCACTAAAGTGTTTTTTCCCTATTCCATGTATGTATGATAAGAAAAAATCAATGAGCTAGTGGCTTGCTTTGTTTGCAAAGGctagtttgaaaaataaaataaaataaaacaatattttaacctTTTGTTCTTGAAAATGACATGCTCCTACCTCATTGATATTTCCCTTTCTGGCCAATGAAAAAACTTCCTAGAAAGTTCATGTTAATATGCAAAATATCATTTATACctatttattaagttttttaacATACCAAGGCTTaggaaaaattacaaattaaaattgttaatgaaaactttttctttcttaatcaCCTGATCAATTTCTTTTATGAAGTGTTAATGGAATATAATGTGAATCTGCACATTTATGGGTTTATAATATACGATTTTTCTaccaaaaaaaagaaatacGACATCTACATCATCGTTATCATcgtattaataaaaacaataataaaaacaagaaaagataTAGTGATCAAGTTGTtaaaatttagtataatttagcATTTGACTTTATTTGACATTTTGCTAATAGTCTGGGcttgaaataaattaatctaattatcaagataaatataattacaatcTAATTGATAGTTCATAAAATCacataaataagtaaatatcaAGTTAAATGTTAAGTTTTTGAACCAATTATGTAAAggaatgatttaaaaaaaacactcatttgtgtaaaaaaacttatataaagGGTTGATGGTGGGCTAAAGACTATTTGAAcctttgaataaaaaaatatacagcacactttcaaaatattcaatataacttaaagattgaaaaaaaaaaactcttttttagaatttgataaaaaatatttcttcaaaatttagtgataaaattgaAATCACGTAAATCATTTGGAACATTagtgaattttctttttactctaataatatatagtaaaatatttttatttagtgtgTACTTACATGTACTCAGTTTTTAGCCATTTATAATCaagataaatttttgttatctaaacatattatttatattaatatatgataatgTGTATAGCAATCAAATGTCATATACagaattgaatatttttatattattagtatgAGTCTATAAATACAATCAATTTTTAGAGAAAGTATATATTCAATCGTcatattcaatttttcattcatatattgTATACACTTTTACTTATATTTGAgcgttaaataattttatatagatgttccactatttttttttttggagttggaataaattttgacaaaacaaaaacaacttaaTTATTAAGAGTTCACAATTTATCTGAAAAACTATTTCGATGAAATCCGGTAAGAAACAGTATATTAccatatatttagttttatttatcatattttttacaaactaattttatacTCTATTTTATTGATGTATGATGGTGAGTTTTCTTAAAACTTAATGCACCacatcatattaaaaaaaaatcaaactcaaTTTGTGTATAATTAGAAAAGAAGATACCTAGAGTGATGTATTTCTGCTGGTATTAATAAAGTaactacatattttatatatgaaaggTAATGCTATATTTTTTACTAAGTCCTTCtgttattttactaaaaatactaaattattttgGTGGAGACTAAATAATTTCGAAACAactattcaaatttatattatagacTTCGTATCTTCTAGACAGTAACACTCtgtactgattttttttttcatataactcaattttagtaaaaataattttaatatgaattatatCAGGTTTAAATTGCAATAactattcttttaatatataattttagtttatatttatgatGATTTACACTACTATACAATATATctttagttaatataatttatttttcaaaaacattaaaacttaAGTCAAAagtataaacattaaaaataatggaCCGAAAAGGAATAAGATATTAAGAAAAGCAGTTAAGGATATTTTCGATAAAGAAAACCAACTAAAgatatttctataaaaataatttccttAAAAAGATATTGTacaaaataattgttattttagacttatattagagaaaaaaaatcgtAAGGCATTCATCTCATTCTATTTATGAGTTCAATAatggataaaatattaaataaaaaataaaaatatttaatgttattttgttttggtattttacaaataaatactggttgaaaatattattattgtgataGTAGCAGTGCACCAGGAAATGTTGATTAATTAAGGTAATAGTGTATGGCTCTTCCTATTGGAGCGTGACATGGCTGTGAGCATGCTCCCTGAAACGCAAGGAgatgttaaaataaaacattttaataaaataatattgggAAGCTGGCAAAAGTGTTAATAGTAAACGAGAAAGGGACAAAATAGGGAATGTCAGAGTAACACGCGCAGCCAATAGTAACTTCCCACGTCGCCTCAATTCTCAGTAAACGGAGTTCGTTGGTACACACATAGAGAGAAGCAACAAAAGGACCTTTTAAATACCAAACACTGACACACACAAACGAcgcatctctctctctctctctctctctctctctctctctctctctctccctttctctttctctctccctctctatctctctcttcttcctccttcgGCTTTGATTTCTCTCTCCTCATTCACGATCCCAATTCCACTAGGGTTAGGGTTCCATTACCCTTATCTCCTTCTCAATTCTCGTTTTTCTCTGTACACAGCTATTGTATTTGATTATTAACCATTCTTTTTcgttttgtctttttatttgtCATTCGGTGAATCCAGGATTCATTTCCGATGCGATTCTGAGCTTGTTAGATCCACGACAAGGTTTCGTTTCCCAGattcttttgtaaaaaattcTTCCTCTGGCCAACAGGTTAgattatcatttatatatttctcTTGCAATTTTCACTTCTGCGACGTGTCTCTGTGTAGATTAGTTCGTGACGATTTCGTCTCGCTTTAATggtttcttgtttatcttgtGAAGAAAATTGAGTTATAGTTTAGAGGTGGAAATAGTTAGTTGTATTTTTGAAGATAGGTACAGCGAATGGCTTTTTCCTCAAAGGCCATGActatgattttgttgaattttcatccaatttattagaATTTTCAGTGACGAGTGTCAATGGTATCACGTATTGATTTCTGGCCATATCATATGGTGGTGTGTATTACTGTTCCGGCTTTGGCTTCTGTTTCCTAATTGTAGAGGCTTGAATTCTCTTggggtttttatttttgttctattttttgtatttctCTGTTCATGTTTATGAGCTTTTGGTCAAAGTTTGGTGATTAAAGTGGTCATAACTAATTAATACACAAGGATGTGACCACTTTAATTGTGTATTAATTTCTGGGAAGATTGTGGTGTGATGCATCGACTGAGCAGGTATTGGACACTAGTTTAACTGAGGAATCATGTAtgcatgtttaaaaaaaattctaataatgCTGAAAACAGGGGTAGCTGCTAGAAAGGACCGTTCTACTCCTCACTGCTATGACATTACAACTTGAGCATCTTCAACTATCTTAatcttttaacaattttgaaatgaatttatGATTGTGAATATATCTGATAGTAAGCCTTGATATCTTTCACATTGTGTGTGGTTCATTTTAATTGAAATGGATATGCAGTGGGACTTTTACACGCATATTACGTCAATTTGTATCTCTAATTGGTTAAAATTGAATCAGTGCTGTAACTTTTTCTATCAGGGCTAGGGATAGGGTGGTTGGATTGTTATAAATTGCTCTTTTTATATGTCTATGAAGGCATTTTTTGCAAGATTCTGAAAGTTCATAAGTCAAATATTGTTTGATAATGTTACTGCCTGGTTTGtgatttattttcaatttgtgCTTGAGAAGTTGACAAAGCACATGATTCCTTACCATTTTTTTACGGGTTCATTTTGAAGCTTTAGGATTTTTCGGTTTATGCAACCTGGCATGTTCATGCCTAAAGAGGAACAATGCAACATCTCTCTGTTATTTCTTGTTTAAATGGATATGCTCAAAAGCTTGTTTCGTCAATATTTTACTTTAGGAAAAGGTTTTATATTGTTGCCTTACATAAGTTTGATAATAATCATAGTTGCGTTCTGGGTTTGCTCTGATGTGGCTTTTTGTTTTATAACGAAATTTGTGATGAATATGTATTTTGAATATCTTTGGTACAGGAAAGTTGAAAAAGATGGACCATGACAAGACTGGGTGCCAAGCTCCTCCCGAAGCTCCTATACTGTGCATCAACAACTGTGGATTTTTTGGAAGTGCAGCTACCATGAATATGTGTTCTAAATGCCACAAAGACATGTTGCTGAAACAGGAGCAGGCCAAGCTTGCAGCATCGTCCATTGGGAATATAATGAATGGGTCATCTAGCAGCACCGGAAATGAACCTGTTGTTGCTGCTAATGTTGAAATCCCAGTTATTTCAGTAGAGCCTAAAACTGTCTCTGTGCAACCTTTATTTGGTTCAGTTTCAGAAGGGAGCGAGGAGGCAAAGCCGAAGGATGGTCCAAAACGTTGCAGCAGCTGCAATAAGCGAGTTGGTTTGACAGGGTTTAATTGTCGATGTGGCAATCTTTTTTGTGCTGTACATCGCTACTCAGACAAGCATAATTGCCCGTTTGATTACCGCACTGCTGCTCGGGATGCGATAGCTAAAGCAAACCCAGTGGTCAAGGCTGAGAAGCTTGATAAGATCTAAGGTTTAAAGTCGAAGTTTCATACTTGAGATGAAGTTATGCACAATTTCATCGTGAAATGACCCGGGTTTCCTTCACATTTAATTGGTGTtcttattata
The Vigna angularis cultivar LongXiaoDou No.4 chromosome 5, ASM1680809v1, whole genome shotgun sequence genome window above contains:
- the LOC108340767 gene encoding zinc finger A20 and AN1 domain-containing stress-associated protein 8; the encoded protein is MDHDKTGCQAPPEAPILCINNCGFFGSAATMNMCSKCHKDMLLKQEQAKLAASSIGNIMNGSSSSTGNEPVVAANVEIPVISVEPKTVSVQPLFGSVSEGSEEAKPKDGPKRCSSCNKRVGLTGFNCRCGNLFCAVHRYSDKHNCPFDYRTAARDAIAKANPVVKAEKLDKI